In Crassostrea angulata isolate pt1a10 chromosome 6, ASM2561291v2, whole genome shotgun sequence, a genomic segment contains:
- the LOC128188991 gene encoding GTP-binding protein GEM-like yields MLAVKSNQEFRDPKGLLQPPGDSTESGFKRVSSFKQKKPDHVRLDVTLVRRNSLPSPVSPKMLLAPPEARPLERVRSFHLSRGGVRNRGDLIRRRSTLSVNSCEKYDTGAEAMVSNNDNATPRVVKMVRLALVGCDEVGIHTLKNQFTTSEEFYMHHNRDGAESPEDIFILLNKDEYCVQFVDESELMESKKSSMVDAVMVVFSVVDTSSFQYAVKKIEIIRDKMKFSCPIILVGNKCDLARNRSVSGKDAQKIADKFRCKYIETSVVLNHNIDELLVGVVRKVIQRREGGKKQTTTEDYQSSKSPSFTRRMLNKLKKFGQSKDKSTNLYD; encoded by the exons ATGTTAGCAGTGAAATCCAACCAAGAATTTAGGGACCCCAAGGGACTTCTTCAGCCCCCTGGGGATTCCACAGAGTCTGGGTTTAAAAGAGTGTCTTCATTTAAACAGAAAAAGCCCGACCATGTGAGGTTGGATGTGACCTTGGTACGACGCAACAGCTTACCAAGTCCAGTGAGCCCTAAAATGCTCCTGGCGCCCCCCGAGGCCCGCCCATTAGAGAGGGTGCGGTCCTTCCATTTATCGAGGGGAGGCGTCAGGAACCGGGGGGACCTTATTCGTCGACGGAGTACTCTTAGTGTGAACTCTTGTGAAAAGTATGACACTGGGGCTGAAGCCATGGTCAGCAACAACGACAACGCGACGCCACGTGTTGTCAAAATGGTCAGGTTGGCTCTAGTGGGGTGCGATGAGGTCGGAATTCATACACTGAAAAACCAGTTCACTACTTCAGAGGAATTTTACATGCACCATAATCGAG ATGGGGCCGAGTCGCCAGAGGACATTTTCATTCTACTGAACAAAGATGAATATTGTGTACAGTTCGTTGACGAATCAGAATTAATG GAAAGTAAGAAATCTTCCATGGTGGACGCTGTCATGGTGGTGTTCTCCGTCGTCGATACTTCCTCCTTCCAGTATGCAGTCAAGAAAATCGAAATCATCAGAGACAAGATGAAATTCAGCTGTCCGATAATCCTTGTTGGGAATAAATGCGATTTAGCTAGAAACAGATCTGTCTCTGGAAAAG atgCACAGAAGATTGCAGACAAGTTCAGGTGCAAATACATAGAGACGTCTGTTGTCCTCAACCACAACATCGACGAACTATTGGTTGGGGTCGTTCGCAAAGTTATTCAAAGACGAGAAGGCGGGAAAAAGCAGACGACAACTGAAGATTACCAATCCTCCAAAAGCCCCAGTTTTACGAGGCGTATGCTTAACAAACTAAAGAAATTTGGACAATCAAAAGATAAATCTACTAATTTGTACGATTAA